AGAAGAATATTTTTTAAAGCACAAAAAATTTGCTAATTCCATAGAAGAATTAAAAAGTGGGATACAATTTGAGAATCCTGATTATGACTATTCAACTACAGCTACAAATGGTGTATCTTATAGTTATGGAATTACAAAGAAACAAGATAGTAGAAGTTTTATTGGGGCAGTTTTTAAGATTCCTGCTGCTAATAAATCAGAAATTACAACCATTGCCATTTTATGTAAGAACGAACAATCTGGTAATATTATTCCCCCACAATCTATTTTAAAAAAAGGTTTTCCTATATGTCGCGCAGGAACTACAGAAGTTAAGTAAATTGCTAATAAGATACGCCAGATTGCAGATCAATGATGTACAAAATCTAAATTGAAAATTATACACAAATCCAGTTTTACTCCTGACTCCTGAATTCTACTGTAAATTAATGATATGTTGAAAACTAACAAACCGATATTGAATTTAAAATTAATCCCTCGCTTATTGCTATGGTTAGGAATTACAAATGGTATCTTGATGGCTGTTGTTATCTACAATCCTCATCTACTTAAACCGTTGATTCAAGCTGGTATTCCCTTAACAAACTTGTGTGGGATACCCGTTTTAGGTGATGCAGTTCGGGCTGCTAATACACCACAAATTACTGTCCAAGAACTGAGGCAATTAATAGATAATAAAGACCCTAAGTTGCTATTGATTGATGTTCGTAGTCTTGAAGAATATGAATATACCCACATACCAGGAGCAATATTTGTACCGCTAACAGAGATTGAACAGGGTAGGGGAATTAATAAAATTCAAGCACTGATAACAGGAAATAGATTAATTACTTATTGTGCTGTTGGTAAAAGGTCTAACAAAGCTCTAGAATTGTTAAAAAAGGCAGGAATTGAAGGTACAAATGTTAAGGGTGGGATTCATGAATGGAGAGAAAAAATTGATCCGTCAATGCCAGAAATATAAGGTTAAATATAAAAATGGAATATAAATCACTTGTTATTTTTTTCAGCATAGCTTTATTTGGGATATTAGAAACTGTTTTCCCATTTTTTCAATATCGACAAAGTGGGCTAAAAATATTTTCTACTAATTTGATTTTAGGTTTAATCAATGCTTTAGCGGTGAATTTGACTATAGCATGGTTTTTAAAATGGGTTTGG
The genomic region above belongs to Anabaena sphaerica FACHB-251 and contains:
- a CDS encoding type IV pilin-like G/H family protein, producing MKIKYSTKLIQYLIQSLIVMIVISVLSMIALQYTVSQGRTRLAISFMAKYHVYVINRIQEEYFLKHKKFANSIEELKSGIQFENPDYDYSTTATNGVSYSYGITKKQDSRSFIGAVFKIPAANKSEITTIAILCKNEQSGNIIPPQSILKKGFPICRAGTTEVK
- a CDS encoding rhodanese-like domain-containing protein, translating into MLKTNKPILNLKLIPRLLLWLGITNGILMAVVIYNPHLLKPLIQAGIPLTNLCGIPVLGDAVRAANTPQITVQELRQLIDNKDPKLLLIDVRSLEEYEYTHIPGAIFVPLTEIEQGRGINKIQALITGNRLITYCAVGKRSNKALELLKKAGIEGTNVKGGIHEWREKIDPSMPEI